One stretch of Roseovarius mucosus DNA includes these proteins:
- the nuoL gene encoding NADH-quinone oxidoreductase subunit L has protein sequence METILLFAPLVGALLAGFGWRILGDKGAQWLTTGLLFLSCILSWIVFLGHDGVMHQVHLLDWVQSGTLDTAWAIRMDRLTAIMLIVITTVSALVHLYSMGYMAHDENFRENESYRPRFFAYLSFFTFAMLMLVTSDNLLQMFFGWEGVGVASYLLIGFYFRKPSANAAAIKAFVVNRVGDFGFALGIMAIYFLTDSIKFDDIFAAAPMLAETQLTFLWTEWNAANLIAVLLFIGAMGKSAQLFLHTWLPDAMEGPTPVSALIHAATMVTAGVFLVCRMSPLMEYAPEAMTFVVFLGATTAFFAATVGLVQNDIKRVIAYSTCSQLGYMFVAAGLGVYSVAMFHLFTHAFFKAMLFLGAGSVIHGMHHEQDMRNYGGLRKKLPYTFWAMMIGTLAITGVGIPLTHIGFAGFLSKDAVIESAWAGTDGGYAFWMLVIAALFTSFYSWRLMFLTFFGEARGDKHTHEHAHESPMVMLVPLGVLALGAVFAGMIWFNSFFGSHESVNKFFGIPAHHAEASEGHGTEGAADHAEETAEAHAPAIGQGEAPQGAIFMHPDNTVMDDAHHAPKWVKVSPFVAMLTGFLMAVWFYIWDPAMPRRVAETNRPLYLFLLNKWYFDEIFDFLFVRPSKALGHLLWKRGDGDVIDGSINGVAMGIIPWFTRLAGRAQSGYIFTYAFAMVIGIAVLVTWMTIFGGAN, from the coding sequence GCTCCTTGCGGGTTTTGGCTGGCGCATCCTGGGTGACAAGGGCGCACAATGGCTGACGACGGGCCTGCTGTTTCTGTCCTGTATCCTGAGCTGGATCGTGTTTCTGGGGCATGACGGGGTCATGCATCAGGTGCATCTGCTTGATTGGGTGCAATCGGGCACGCTGGATACGGCTTGGGCCATTCGGATGGACCGGCTGACCGCGATCATGTTGATCGTGATCACCACCGTCTCGGCGCTCGTGCATCTGTATTCCATGGGCTACATGGCGCATGACGAGAATTTCCGCGAGAACGAGAGCTATCGGCCCCGCTTTTTTGCGTATCTGTCGTTCTTTACATTCGCGATGCTGATGCTGGTCACGTCGGACAACCTGCTTCAGATGTTCTTTGGCTGGGAGGGTGTGGGCGTTGCCTCTTACCTGCTCATCGGCTTTTACTTTCGCAAGCCGAGCGCCAATGCCGCGGCGATCAAGGCGTTTGTGGTCAACCGGGTAGGTGATTTCGGCTTTGCCCTTGGGATCATGGCGATTTACTTTCTGACGGACTCGATCAAGTTCGATGATATCTTTGCCGCAGCGCCCATGCTGGCAGAGACGCAATTGACGTTCCTGTGGACAGAGTGGAATGCGGCCAATCTGATTGCCGTGTTGCTGTTCATCGGCGCAATGGGTAAATCGGCGCAGCTGTTCCTGCACACCTGGTTGCCGGACGCGATGGAAGGCCCGACCCCGGTGTCGGCCCTTATTCACGCGGCGACAATGGTGACGGCGGGCGTGTTCCTTGTGTGCCGCATGTCGCCGTTGATGGAATACGCGCCGGAAGCGATGACCTTTGTCGTCTTCCTTGGGGCCACCACCGCGTTTTTCGCGGCAACCGTGGGTCTGGTGCAGAATGACATCAAGCGCGTGATCGCATATTCGACCTGCTCTCAGCTTGGCTATATGTTTGTGGCGGCTGGTCTGGGCGTCTATTCGGTGGCGATGTTCCACCTTTTCACGCATGCGTTCTTCAAGGCGATGCTGTTCCTTGGCGCGGGGTCCGTGATCCACGGGATGCATCACGAACAGGACATGCGCAACTATGGCGGTCTGCGCAAGAAGTTGCCCTATACGTTCTGGGCGATGATGATCGGCACGCTGGCCATTACCGGCGTGGGTATTCCCCTGACACATATCGGCTTCGCCGGGTTCCTCAGCAAGGATGCGGTGATCGAGAGCGCGTGGGCGGGCACGGACGGCGGATATGCGTTCTGGATGCTGGTGATCGCGGCGCTGTTCACGTCATTCTATAGCTGGCGTCTGATGTTCCTGACGTTCTTTGGCGAGGCGCGGGGCGACAAGCACACACATGAGCACGCCCATGAAAGCCCGATGGTCATGCTGGTGCCCCTAGGGGTGCTGGCGCTTGGCGCGGTCTTTGCCGGGATGATCTGGTTTAACAGTTTCTTTGGCAGCCATGAGAGTGTGAACAAGTTCTTTGGCATCCCGGCGCATCATGCTGAGGCGTCTGAGGGGCATGGCACAGAGGGTGCTGCGGATCACGCGGAAGAAACGGCAGAGGCGCATGCCCCGGCCATAGGTCAGGGTGAGGCACCTCAGGGGGCCATCTTCATGCATCCCGACAATACCGTGATGGATGACGCGCACCATGCCCCGAAATGGGTCAAGGTCAGCCCCTTTGTTGCGATGCTGACCGGGTTCCTGATGGCAGTTTGGTTCTATATCTGGGATCCGGCGATGCCACGCCGTGTCGCCGAGACAAATCGCCCGCTCTACCTCTTTCTGCTCAACAAGTGGTATTTCGACGAGATCTTTGATTTTCTCTTCGTGCGGCCCTCTAAGGCGCTTGGCCATCTGTTGTGGAAGCGCGGCGATGGCGATGTGATCGACGGGTCGATCAATGGCGTGGCAATGGGGATCATCCCATGGTTCACCCGCCTCGCCGGTCGGGCGCAATCCGGCTACATCTTTACCTATGCCTTTGCCATGGTGATCGGGATCGCGGTTCTGGTGACGTGGATGACGATCTTCGGGGGAGCCAACTGA